A genomic segment from Glycine max cultivar Williams 82 chromosome 1, Glycine_max_v4.0, whole genome shotgun sequence encodes:
- the LOC100793141 gene encoding potassium transporter 6, whose protein sequence is MRLTNTHAMDLEGGTTRRNSVKRESWRTVVTLAYQSLGVVYGDLSISPLYVFRSTFAEDIKHTESNEEVFGVLSLVFWTITLVPLLKYVFVVLKADDNGEGGTFALYSLLCRHARVSSLPNCQVADEELSEYRKDSRGAAPESSFAARLRSTFEKHKVLQRVLLVLALIGTCMVIGDGIFTPAISVFSAVSGLELSMSKEKHAYVEVPAACIILIGLFALQHYGTHRVGFLFAPVIITWLFCLSTIGIYNIFYWNPHVYKALSPYYAFQLLRKTQKGGWMALGGILLCITGSEAMFADLGHFTQLSIKIAFTSVVYPSLIFAYMGQAAYLSKHHNIEQDYHFGFYESVPEKLRWPVLVIAILAAVVGSQAIITGTFSIIKQCSALSCFPRVKVIHTSSKIHGQIYIPEINWLLMILCLVVTICFRDTKHLGNASGLAVITVMLVTTCLMSLVIVLCWHQNVLLALGFVFIFGYIEVLFFSASLIKFLQGAWVPIALALVFLTCMCAWHYGTLKKYEYDVQNKVSTNWLLSLCPGLGIVRVRGVGLIHTELVSGIPVIFSHFVTNLPAFHQVLVFLCIKHVPVPHVTPEERFLVGRVGPKEFRLYRCIVRYGYRDVHRDDVEFENDLLCCIAEFIRTERTGSNSSNDEPVKDDRMAVVGTCSTHSLLMTENKVDNVENVDLPGPSELKEIKSPNVIQQQKKRVRFLVPESPKIDTSVMEELEEVMEAWEAGVAYIIGQTHMRAKSGSSMLKKIGINLVYEFLRRNSRAPSFVTGVPHASSLEVGMMYQV, encoded by the exons ATGAGACTCACGAATACGCATGCGATGGATCTAGAAGGTGGAACAACTCGTCGAAACTCCGTTAAG aGAGAGTCGTGGAGAACGGTTGTGACTCTGGCGTACCAGAGTTTAGGAGTGGTGTACGGTGATTTGAGCATTTCGCCGTTGTACGTTTTCAGAAGCACGTTTGCGGAGGACATTAAGCACACGGAGAGCAACGAGGAGGTTTTCGGCGTTTTGTCGCTGGTTTTCTGGACCATAACGCTGGTCCCGCTGCTCAAGTACGTTTTCGTGGTGTTAAAAGCTGACGATAACGGCGAAGGAGGCACTTTCGCGCTTTATTCCTTGTTGTGCCGCCACGCCAGAGTGAGTTCTCTCCCGAATTGCCAGGTGGCGGACGAGGAGCTGTCGGAGTACAGAAAGGATTCCCGCGGCGCGGCTCCCGAGAGCAGCTTTGCGGCGCGGCTCAGAAGCACGTTTGAGAAGCACAAGGTTTTGCAGAGGGTTTTGCTGGTTTTGGCGCTGATTGGGACTTGCATGGTCATTGGAGATGGCATCTTCACCCCGGCTATTTCTG TTTTCTCGGCTGTGTCTGGACTGGAGCTTTCAATGTCCAAGGAGAAGCACGCAT ATGTCGAAGTTCCAGCTGCATGCATCATATTGATAGGCTTGTTTGCCCTTCAACATTATGGCACACACAGAGTTGGCTTCTTGTTTGCTCCTGTAATTATCACATGGCTTTTCTGCCTTAGTACCATTGGGATATACAATATATTTTACTGGAATCCTCATGTATACAAAGCACTCTCTCCATATTATGCTTTCCAACTTTTAAGGAAAACTCAGAAAGGAGGTTGGATGGCCCTTGGTGGAATTTTGCTGTGCATTACAG GATCAGAAGCCATGTTTGCTGATCTTGGGCACTTTACACAATTATCAATCAAG ATTGCTTTTACTTCTGTGGTTTATCCATCTTTAATTTTTGCATATATGGGGCAAGCTGCTTATCTATCTAAACATCATAACATTGAGCAAGATTATCACTTTGGGTTTTACGAATCTGTACCAG AGAAATTGAGATGGCCTGTTCTCGTTATAGCGATACTTGCTGCAGTTGTGGGAAGTCAAGCCATTATCACTGGAACATTCTCAATCATCAAGCAATGCTCCGCATTAAGTTGTTTCCCAAGAGTTAAAGTGATTCACACATCATCCAAAATTCATGGACAAATATATATCCCCGAGATCAATTGGCTATTGATGATATTGTGTTTGGTAGTAACTATTTGTTTCAGAGACACAAAGCATCTGGGTAATGCCTCAG GTTTGGCAGTTATCACAGTGATGCTGGTGACCACTTGTTTGATGTCACTGGTTATTGTACTTTGCTGGCACCAGAATGTTCTCCTTGCACTTGGGTTTGTTTTCATATTTGGCTACATTGAGGTTCTCTTCTTCTCTGCTTCTCTTATCAAGTTCCTGCAAGGAGCATGGGTGCCTATAGCATTGGCACTTGTGTTTCTGACTTGCATGTGTGCTTGGCACTATGGCACACTCAAAAAGTATGAATATGATGTTCAAAACAAGGTTTCCACCAACTGGCTACTCAGCCTATGTCCCGGCTTAGGTATTGTCCGAGTGCGTGGGGTTGGCCTTATACACACCGAGCTAGTGTCTGGAATCCCAGTAATCTTCTCCCACTTTGTAACCAATCTCCCAGCCTTCCATCAGGTCCTAGTTTTTCTATGCATCAAGCACGTGCCGGTTCCACATGTTACACCTGAGGAACGGTTTCTAGTTGGTCGCGTTGGTCCAAAAGAGTTCAGACTCTACCGGTGCATAGTGCGATATGGATACCGTGATGTCCACAGAGATGATGTTGAGTTTGAGAATGATCTTCTGTGCTGCATAGCAGAGTTCATACGCACAGAAAGAACTGGGTCGAACTCTTCAAATGATGAGCCCGTAAAGGATGACAGAATGGCAGTTGTAGGGACATGTTCTACACATTCCCTTTTGATGACTGAGAATAAAGTAGATAATGTGGAGAATGTAGACTTGCCAGGACCATCAGAACTAAAGGAGATAAAGTCACCCAATGTGATCCAGCAGCAGAAGAAAAGGGTAAGGTTTTTGGTACCAGAGAGTCCAAAGATTGACACAAGTGTAATGGAAGAGTTGGAGGAGGTGATGGAAGCCTGGGAGGCTGGGGTAGCTTACATTATAGGACAGACACACATGAGAGCAAAATCAGGGTCTAGCATGTTGAAGAAAATAGGCATTAATTTAGTGTATGAATTCCTTAGAAGAAATAGCAGGGCACCCTCCTTTGTTACTGGTGTGCCTCATGCATCATCTCTGGAAGTTGGGATGATGTACCAAGTTTAA
- the LOC100795250 gene encoding probable alpha,alpha-trehalose-phosphate synthase [UDP-forming] 9: MASRSYVNLLDLAGGLLDIPHTPKTIPRIMTVPGVISDLDVCGRYDGDSDVSSSGYRERKILVANMLPLQAKRDIQTGKWCFSLDEDSILLQLKDGFSCDTEVIYVGSLKVEIDAHEQEEVAQKLLEDFNCIPTFLPHDVQKKFYYGFCKQQLWPLFHYMLPMFPDHGDRFDRSLWQAYVSANKIFADKVMEIINPDDDFVWVQDYHLMVLPTFLRKRYNRVKLGFFLHSPFPSSEIYRTLPVRDEILRGLLNSDLIGFHTFDYARHFLSCCKRMLGLDYESKRGHIGLDYFGRTIFIKILPVGIHMGRLESVLNLQSTSAKLKEIREEFKGRKVILGVDDMDIFKGISLKLLAVEQLLQQNQDLKGKVVLVQIVNPARSSGKDVQEAKKETNLIAQRINDTFGSNNYQPVILIDRPVPRFEKSAYYAVAECCIVNAVRDGMNLVPYKYIVCRQGTALMDKALTRKSDSPRTSMLVVSEFIGCSPSLSGAIRVNPWNIDAVADALYSAVTMNDSEKQLRHEKHYRYISSHDVAYWARSFVQDLERACKDHYTKRCWGMGLGLGFRVVSLSPGFRKLSVDHIVSAYKRTGRRAIFLDYDGTIVPKSSINKTPSPEVISVLNDMCNDPKNTVFIVSGRGRDSLSKWFTSCKMIGLAAEHGYFLRWSKDSEWETSPLSPDLDWKKIVEPVMQLYTEATDGSNIETKESALVWHHQYADPDFGSCQAKELLNHLESVLANEPAVVTRGRHIVEVKPQGLNKGWVAEKVLSNMVNDGNPPDFVMCVGDDISDEDMFESILRTVSCPSLPVVPEIFACTVGQKPSKAKYYLDDPADVMKLLQGLGASSKPKPRHLAQFQVSFESTV; this comes from the exons ATGGCATCAAGATCATATGTTAATCTACTAGACTTAGCTGGAGGTTTACTGGATATTCCTCACACGCCAAAAACTATTCCAAGGATTATGACAGTTCCTGGAGTTATTTCTGATCTGGATGTTTGTGGTAGATATGATGGGGATTCTGATGTTAGCTCTTCTGGTTATCGGGAGCGGAAAATCCTTGTGGCAAACATGTTGCCATTGCAGGCCAAAAGAGATATTCAAACTGGTAAATGGTGTTTCAGTTTAGATGAGGATTCTATTCTGTTACAATTAAAAGATGGTTTTTCTTGTGACACTGAGGTGATCTATGTGGGATCCCTCAAGGTTGAAATAGATGCTCATGAGCAGGAAGAAGTTGCTCAGAAATTACTGGAGGACTTTAATTGCATACCTACCTTTCTACCCCATGATGTCCAGAAGAAGTTTTATTATGGCTTTTGCAAACAGCAGCTTTGGCCTCTCTTTCATTACATGCTACCTATGTTCCCTGATCATGGTGATCGGTTTGACCGCTCGTTGTGGCAGGCTTATGTTTCTGCAAACAAAATATTTGCGGACAAGGTTATGGAAATAATCAATCCTGATGACGATTTTGTTTGGGTTCAAGACTATCACTTGATGGTCTTGCCGACATTTCTGAGGAAGCGGTATAATCGCGTGAAGCTTGGATTCTTTCTTCACAGTCCTTTCCCTTCATCTGAAATTTACCGAACTTTGCCAGTAAGGGATGAAATTCTGAGGGGATTGTTGAATTCTGATTTAATTGGTTTCCATACATTTGATTATGCTCGCCACTTCCTTTCTTGTTGCAAAAGAATGCTAGGTCTTGACTATGAATCTAAACGAGgacatataggacttgattacTTTGGCCGTactatatttatcaaaattcttCCTGTAGGCATTCATATGGGCAGGCTTGAATCTGTATTAAATCTTCAATCTACATCAGCTAAATTGAAAGAGATTCGGGAAGAGTTTAAGGGTAGGAAGGTGATTCTTGGTGTTGATGACATGGATATCTTTAAGGGCATCAGTCTGAAGCTTCTAGCTGTTGAGCAGCTACTGCAGCAGAATCAAGATTTGAAGGGCAAAGTTGTCCTAGTACAGATTGTGAATCCTGCTAGGAGTTCAGGCAAGGATGTTCAGGAAGCAAAGAAGGAAACAAATTTAATTGCCCAGAGGATTAATGATACTTTTGGTTCAAACAATTATCAGCCAGTTATTCTCATTGACCGTCCTGTTCCTCGTTTTGAGAAGAGTGCCTATTATGCTGTAGCAGAATGTTGCATTGTCAATGCTGTGAGGGATGGTATGAACTTAGTCCCCTACAAATACATTGTCTGTAGACAAGGAACTGCACTGATGGACAAAGCTTTGACTAGAAAAAGTGATTCTCCTCGTACAAGCATGCTTGTTGTGTCTGAGTTCATTGGTTGTTCTCCTTCTTTAAGTGGAGCAATCAGGGTCAATCCCTGGAACATAGATGCTGTGGCTGATGCTCTGTATTCAGCTGTTACTATGAATGATTCAGAGAAGCAATTGAGGCATGAGAAACACTACCGGTACATCAGTTCTCATGATGTGGCATATTGGGCACGCAGCTTTGTGCAGGATTTGGAGAGAGCATGCAAAGATCATTACACCAAAAGATGCTGGGGAATGGGTTTGGGCCTAGGGTTTAGAGTTGTTTCTCTTTCTCCTGGTTTCAGAAAATTGTCTGTTGATCACATTGTTTCAGCTTACAAAAGAACCGGTAGAAGAGCCATATTTCTTGATTATGATGGTACTATCGTACCAAAATCTTCCATAAATAAGACCCCCAGCCCTGAAGTCATATCCGTGCTAAATGATATGTGTAATGATCCTAAAAATACTGTGTTCATTGTGAGTGGAAGGGGAAGAGATTCTTTAAGTAAGTGGTTTACTTCATGCAAAATGATTGGACTTGCAGCCGAACATGGATACTTTCTAAG GTGGAGTAAAGATTCTGAATGGGAAACCAGTCCCTTGTCTCCTGATCTTGATTGGAAGAAGATTGTGGAACCTGTCATGCAGTTGTATACAGAGGCAACTGATGGATCTAATATTGAAACTAAGGAAAGTGCTTTGGTCTGGCATCATCAATATGCAGACCCCGACTTTGGCTCATGCCAAGCCAAAGAATTGTTAAATCATCTGGAAAGTGTCCTCGCTAATGAACCTGCAGTTGTTACCAGGGGCCGGCATATTGTTGAAGTCAAGCCACAG GGGTTAAACAAGGGCTGGGTAGCTGAAAAGGTTCTTTCCAATATGGTTAATGATGGTAATCCACCAGATTTTGTGATGTGTGTGGGAGATGACATTTCCGATGAAGACATGTTTGAGAGCATATTAAGGACAGTTTCATGCCCTTCATTGCCAGTAGTTCCAGAGATCTTTGCCTGCACTGTAGGTCAGAAACCTAGCAAGGCCAAATATTATCTTGATGACCCTGCTGATGTCATGAAGTTGCTTCAAGGCCTTGGTGCTTCATCTAAGCCAAAGCCAAGGCATCTAGCACAATTCCAAGTTTCTTTTGAGAGCACGGTTTGA